In a genomic window of Thunnus thynnus chromosome 16, fThuThy2.1, whole genome shotgun sequence:
- the cdca4 gene encoding cell division cycle-associated protein 4 isoform X2 produces the protein MFPKGTKRKFSDSGEEPVPSGDQSPAATSAAVRTLSSSYSLQRQSLLDMSLIKLQLCHMLVEPNLCRSVLIANTVRQIQEEMTQDGTWQIMTQALAAAQCPADRLVATEVLCRQTDAAAQAGQSPKPFSVVGLEEGYHTEEVVMEGDAETEVTMSTLSPVSPQLSSASYLAGPFGMGPCWEEEEEDGDCEEDEEEDSEECVSEGEEGDRDHLTADSRTGEQVFGTFEIKHPTPPPDPALEELFSDVDPSYYDLDTVLTGMQSAPKMGPYDLLESLSSHGPTALSSSSSCRSDLNELDHIMEIIVGS, from the coding sequence ATGTTCCCGAAGGGCACCAAACGCAAGTTCTCAGACTCCGGGGAGGAGCCGGTCCCCAGTGGCGACCAGAGCCCGGCGGCTACGTCTGCGGCGGTTCGGACGCTGTCGTCCTCTTACAGCCTGCAGCGGCAGTCGCTGCTTGACATGTCGCTGATCAAGCTGCAGCTCTGCCACATGCTGGTGGAGCCCAACCTGTGCCGCTCGGTGCTCATCGCTAACACTGTGCGGCAGATCCAGGAGGAGATGACCCAGGACGGCACCTGGCAGATCATGACCCAGGCCCTGGCAGCCGCTCAGTGTCCCGCTGACCGCCTGGTAGCCACCGAGGTGCTCTGCCGACAGACGGACGCAGCAGCTCAGGCGGGGCAGAGCCCCAAGCCCTTTTCAGTGGTTGGTCTGGAGGAAGGCTACCACACAGAGGAGGTGGTGATGGAGGGAGACGCGGAGACAGAGGTCACCATGTCCACTTTGTCGCCCGTCTCCCCCCAGCTGTCTTCTGCTTCTTACCTGGCGGGCCCCTTCGGCATGGGACCCTGctgggaggaggaagaagaagacggTGATTGCGAGGAGGACGAAGAGGAGGACAGCGAGGAATGTGTGTcggaaggagaggagggggaccGGGACCATCTGACCGCAGACTCCAGGACGGGGGAGCAGGTTTTTGGGACTTTTGAGATCAAGCACCCGACGCCGCCCCCTGACCCCGCGCTCGAGGAGCTGTTTTCAGACGTGGACCCATCTTACTATGACCTCGATACGGTGCTGACAGGCATGCAGAGCGCTCCGAAGATGGGGCCTTACGATCTGCTGGAGAGCCTCTCCTCTCACGGGCCCACGGCCCTGAGCTCCAGCTCGAGCTGTAGGTCAGACCTGAACGAACTGGACCACATCATGGAGATCATAGTGGGATCCTGA
- the cdca4 gene encoding cell division cycle-associated protein 4 isoform X1, which translates to MRDNMFPKGTKRKFSDSGEEPVPSGDQSPAATSAAVRTLSSSYSLQRQSLLDMSLIKLQLCHMLVEPNLCRSVLIANTVRQIQEEMTQDGTWQIMTQALAAAQCPADRLVATEVLCRQTDAAAQAGQSPKPFSVVGLEEGYHTEEVVMEGDAETEVTMSTLSPVSPQLSSASYLAGPFGMGPCWEEEEEDGDCEEDEEEDSEECVSEGEEGDRDHLTADSRTGEQVFGTFEIKHPTPPPDPALEELFSDVDPSYYDLDTVLTGMQSAPKMGPYDLLESLSSHGPTALSSSSSCRSDLNELDHIMEIIVGS; encoded by the coding sequence AGAGACAACATGTTCCCGAAGGGCACCAAACGCAAGTTCTCAGACTCCGGGGAGGAGCCGGTCCCCAGTGGCGACCAGAGCCCGGCGGCTACGTCTGCGGCGGTTCGGACGCTGTCGTCCTCTTACAGCCTGCAGCGGCAGTCGCTGCTTGACATGTCGCTGATCAAGCTGCAGCTCTGCCACATGCTGGTGGAGCCCAACCTGTGCCGCTCGGTGCTCATCGCTAACACTGTGCGGCAGATCCAGGAGGAGATGACCCAGGACGGCACCTGGCAGATCATGACCCAGGCCCTGGCAGCCGCTCAGTGTCCCGCTGACCGCCTGGTAGCCACCGAGGTGCTCTGCCGACAGACGGACGCAGCAGCTCAGGCGGGGCAGAGCCCCAAGCCCTTTTCAGTGGTTGGTCTGGAGGAAGGCTACCACACAGAGGAGGTGGTGATGGAGGGAGACGCGGAGACAGAGGTCACCATGTCCACTTTGTCGCCCGTCTCCCCCCAGCTGTCTTCTGCTTCTTACCTGGCGGGCCCCTTCGGCATGGGACCCTGctgggaggaggaagaagaagacggTGATTGCGAGGAGGACGAAGAGGAGGACAGCGAGGAATGTGTGTcggaaggagaggagggggaccGGGACCATCTGACCGCAGACTCCAGGACGGGGGAGCAGGTTTTTGGGACTTTTGAGATCAAGCACCCGACGCCGCCCCCTGACCCCGCGCTCGAGGAGCTGTTTTCAGACGTGGACCCATCTTACTATGACCTCGATACGGTGCTGACAGGCATGCAGAGCGCTCCGAAGATGGGGCCTTACGATCTGCTGGAGAGCCTCTCCTCTCACGGGCCCACGGCCCTGAGCTCCAGCTCGAGCTGTAGGTCAGACCTGAACGAACTGGACCACATCATGGAGATCATAGTGGGATCCTGA